In the genome of Andrena cerasifolii isolate SP2316 chromosome 5, iyAndCera1_principal, whole genome shotgun sequence, one region contains:
- the Dop gene encoding microtubule-associated serine/threonine (MAST) protein kinase dop isoform X2, whose amino-acid sequence MDQNRNRPSRPRLRSHGNSARVLVFDYAESEESAYGAEADAQKRTVPPEVESKEAPARPVSGELSNLVRMRNSAIGKSAPSLSVHVRDFNIPRRAAKTAHRKSFIATTSPTLPRCHSPLSAFVPIVGSPLESPRMSSSPHFAFAPIKRIGGATGTGDGRRWSVASLPSSGYGTTPGSSNVSSQCSSQERLHQLPNVPTKDELRMLSCHFSKPGTPCSSHPGFPGSSISSIPGSVSLSLEEEGRRSPLHRPRSRSLSSPSRSPVLDSEIVMMNTLYKERFPKATQQMEERLTNFINENRELDEYEVMANMTQDSLPILRFVHHQVFEMARDCLQKSQEKLITTRYFYEMSENLEHLLMETKEKSLEAATRLTGLIKKLLLVISRPARLLECLEFDPEEFYHLLEQAEGQAKINGGIKTDIPRYIINKLSLNRDPISELQEDLNKLEDSASSSDSNLQITSSPNKDEEKAQRVPCEGDYEVLKLISNGAYGAVYLVKEKTSRHRFAMKKINKNNLMLRNQVEQVFAERDIMSFTDNPFVVSMYCSFETKKHLCLVMEYVEGGDCANLLKNIGPLPPDMARFYFAETVLAVEYLHSYGIVHRDLKPDNLLITALGHIKLTDFGLSKMGLMSLATNLYEGYIDRDTRQFSDKQVFGTPEYIAPEVILRQGYGKPVDWWSMGIILYEFLIGCVPFFGETPEELFAHTVNDDIEWPDEDEWPVQPEARDIITALLQQSPRDRLGTGGSHEVKEHPYFYGVNWNTLLRQKAEFVPQLINDEDTSYFDTRMNRYNHDIGDDTDDTDDSPLFGSFSSYSPLSRKISQTRPPQINPEPESDSSKKQLFRNELERTVAQLSLGSVNLITPLSKLAESTPLEKSRPPSSIRSSSSSIETPPKANKSGASFTSPATVTSGESQLTVIKNAQVEGTSISLSTPDSSQTESEDISPQIQRKRHVHSRDKLPRFSISVDDEHMLDLVAANRDAAEDSKHNSSTDSFDSFNALPILPSAKQKPRSVIKSASTSGLSLVIPTNDASFNAQQIESPGGSSTASSRDTSPCRELSPLVTSLKPPIIIRRGPCGFGFTVHTIRVYYGDSDFYTMHHLVMAVDQSSPAFEAGLRPGDLITHINGEPVQGLYHIQVLQLMLSGGDHVTLRSTPLENTSIKTGGRKRDLAQSKMARRTLHKQRKQRRDHSDKKRKTSLFKRISSKRASVEMQQPLTISCPLSAPILSSDSKPPLMMAAGICSPSMVTPSRSFQSFTRSQDPSPYFAACAKSVCSPSPPTNRVSSDSYHSTGNSSPCSSPNSSSPGSNTSAANLTTISNQSHYQRPSTLHGLKHKLHTAAKNIHSPNRRKSVGHIPLSPLARTPSPSPLPASPTRSPSPLAFPTGHQPGSSNTTQSYSPGVCLSTPNNQKKSYGRPKSAEPGSPLLRRALSPDRLHPRSAENKTSISPLANTVVKVTPRVTIAQSSHSISSDDSGDSFKEIDAKGEKKVTGEQKTDYSKITHGISINLGAVGMSNSCGGTQLPRIAEEKDSPTGSKADDYSAKEAPPVDINDKGNPFASKSVEPERTSECGNRRGHESKLEGQNSCTKICMEPSGNKVEENARSDSSSNIQARSLQVALHKLSQSNEKGSLALLQKTSSLGGEKGAQASAQKPPSQSVEKVLQSAAQKPPSQSSEKVWQSSAQKPPSQSSEKVPQPSAQKSPSQSERTLQSTSLKSSQASEKSLQTAQKQLQGVEKGSLFHKSSEQKAAGKSSEANAEGRKILKKYKVDSAEGVGNLGMFEASGSGKDKKNN is encoded by the exons ATGGATCAGAACAGGAACAGGCCAAGTAGGCCGCGTCTTCGTTCGCACGGCAATTCCGCCAGGGTCCTTGTTTTCGACTATGCCGAAAGCGAAGAGTCCGCTTACGGCGCTGAGGCAGACGCGCAGAAGCGGACAGTGCCACCCGAAGTTGAAAGCAAGGAGGCTCCCGCTCGACCTG TAAGCGGCGAGCTGTCGAATCTGGTTCGAATGAGGAACTCTGCGATTGGGAAGTCTGCGCCTTCTTTGTCTGTTCACGTG CGTGATTTTAACATTCCTCGACGTGCTGCCAAAACAGCGCATCGTAAATCTTTTATAGCGACCACGTCTCCTACCTTACCGCGATGCCATTCACCGTTATCAG CATTCGTCCCGATTGTAGGCAGTCCCCTAGAGAGCCCTAGGATGTCATCCAGTCCACATTTTGCTTTTGCTCCGATTAAAAG GATCGGCGGTGCCACGGGAACTGGAGACGGCAGACGATGGTCGGTCGCCAGCTTGCCGTCCAGTGGGTATGGAACCACACCTGGCTCCAGTAACGTCTCG TCACAGTGCTCGAGCCAAGAACGTTTGCATCAACTTCCGAATGTCCCGACCAAGGACGAGCTGCGTATGCTTTCTTGCCATTTCTCCAAGCCTGGCACGCCGTGCTCCTCGCACCCTGGCTTCCCGGGCTCCAGCATCTCCAGCATCCCCGGCAGCGTGTCGCTCAGCCTCGAGGAGGAAGGTCGTAGGTCCCCGTTACATAGACCACGCTCCCGAAGTTTGAG TAGTCCTAGCCGGTCTCCTGTATTGGACAGTGAAATTGTTATGATGAATACCCTTTATAAAGAACGATTTCCAAAG GCAACGCAGCAGATGGAAGAGCGGCTGACTAACTTTATCAACGAGAACAGGGAGCTGGACGAGTACGAGGTGATGGCGAATATGACGCAGGACTCCTTGCCCATTCTGCGGTTCGTGCATCATCAAGTGTTCGAGATGGCGAGGGACTGCCTGCAGAAGTCTCAGGAGAAACTCATCACGACTAGATACTTTTACGAGATGAGCGAGAATCTGGAGCATCTGTTGATGGAG ACCAAGGAGAAGTCGCTTGAAGCAGCAACGAGACTAACAGGACTAATCAAGAAGCTACTGTTGGTGATATCGCGTCCAGCTCGTTTATTAGAGTGTCTAGAATTCGATCCAGAAGAGTTCTATCATCTGCTCGAGCAGGCTGAGGGTCAGGCGAAGATTAACGGAGGGATAAAGACAGATATACCGCGGTATATTATTAACAAGCTTTCTCTCAACAGAGATCCAATCTCGG AGCTCCAAGAAGATTTAAATAAACTGGAGGACTCGGCCAGTTCGAGCGACAGCAACTTGCAGATCACTTCAAGCCCGAATAAGGACGAGGAGAAGGCCCAGCGCGTGCCCTGCGAGGGCGATTACGAGGTGTTGAAGCTGATCAGCAACGGCGCCTATGGCGCGGTGTATCTGGTCAAAGAGAAGACCAGCAGGCACAGATTTGCCATGAAGAAGATCAACAAGAACAACTTAATGCTGCGCAATCAAGTAGAGCAGGTGTTCGCCGAGAGGGACATAATGAGCTTCACGGACAATCCATTCGTAGTTTCCATGTATTGCAGCTTCGAGACGAAA AAACACTTGTGCTTGGTGATGGAGTACGTGGAGGGCGGCGACTGtgcaaatttgttaaaaaacatCGGCCCACTGCCACCGGATATGGCGAGGTTCTATTTCGCGGAAACTGTTCTAGCTGTTGAATACTTGCACAGCTACGGGATCGTACATCGAGACTTGAAGCCTGACAATCTACTCATCACTGCTCTAGGTCACATTAAACTGACGGACTTCGGTCTGAGCAAGATGGGCCTGATGTCGTTGGCGACGAACCTTTACGAGGGCTACATAGACAGGGACACGAGACAGTTCTCGGACAAGCAGGTGTTCGGCACACCGGAATATATCGCCCCCGAGGTGATACTGCGCCAGGGATACGGCAAACCTGTCGATTGGTGGTCCATGGGCATTATACTGTACGAGTTTCTAATCGGCTGCGTGCCGTTCTTCGGCGAGACGCCGGAGGAGTTATTCGCTCACACGGTGAACGACGACATCGAGTGGCCCGACGAAGATGAGTGGCCCGTCCAACCGGAAGCCAGGGACATCATAACGGCGCTGTTGCAACAGAGCCCTAGGGATCGATTGGGAACGGGCGGCTCGCACGAGGTGAAGGAGCACCCGTATTTCTACGGGGTAAACTGGAACACTTTGCTGAGGCAGAAGGCCGAGTTCGTGCCGCAGTTGATCAATGACGAGGACACGAGTTACTTTGACACTCGTATGAATAGATACAATCACGACATAGGCGACGACACGGATGACACCGACGATTCCCCTCTGTTCGGATCGTTCTCGTCGTACTCCCCTCTGTCGAGGAAGATTTCGCAGACCCGTCCGCCGCAGATAAACCCTGAGCCTGAGTCGGACAGCTCCAAGAAACAGTTGTTCCGTAACGAGCTTGAGCGCACAGTCGCGCAATTGTCCCTCGGGTCCGTGAATCTGATCACGCCTCTGTCTAAGCTGGCAGAATCGACTCCCTTGGAGAAAAGTCGACCTCCATCGTCCATTAGAAGCAGCAGCTCCTCTATAGAGACACCGCCCAAGGCGAACAAGTCAGGCGCGTCGTTCACCAGCCCAGCCACGGTCACCAGCGGTGAGTCACAGTTGACGGTGATCAAGAATGCTCAGGTGGAGGGGACGTCGATCAGCTTGAGCACCCCTGACTCGTCGCAGACAGAGTCCGAGGATATCAGTCCGCAGATCCAGAGAAAGAGGCACGTCCACTCACGCGACAAGCTGCCCAGGTTCAGTATATCCGTTGATGATGAACACAT GTTGGACCTGGTCGCTGCGAACAGAGACGCAGCCGAGGATAGCAAGCACAACTCTAGCACCGATTCCTTCGACTCGTTCAATGCGTTGCCGATTCTGCCGTCGGCGAAACAGAAGCCGCGGTCTGTGATCAAGTCCGCGTCTACTAGTGGGTTGTCCTTGGTGATACCGACAA ACGACGCGTCCTTCAACGCTCAGCAAATCGAGTCCCCCGGAGGATCGTCCACCGCTTCCTCGAGAGACACGTCCCCTTGTCGCGAATTGAGTCCCCTCGTGACTAGCTTGAAACCACCCATCATCATTCGACGGGGGCCGTGCGGATTTGGCTTCACTGTGCACACTATTAGAGTCTACTACGGGGACAGTGATTTTTATACTATGCATCATCTGGTCATG GCTGTTGACCAGTCCAGTCCAGCGTTCGAGGCTGGCTTAAGACCAGGCGATCTCATCACGCATATAAACGGCGAGCCAGTGCAGGGTCTGTATCATATCCAAGTTCTTCAGTTGATGCTGAGCGGCGGCGATCACGTGACTCTGCGAAGCACACCTTTGGAGAACACCAGCATTAAGACCGGCGGACGGAAGAGAGATCTGGCTCAGAGCAAGATGGCCCGCAGGACTCTGCACAAGCAGCGAAAGCAGAGGCGTGATCATTCCGATAAGAAACGAAAAACGTCCCTTTTTAAGCGAATCAGCTCGAAACGAGCTAGCGTAGAGATGCAACAG ccATTAACTATCAGTTGTCCATTGTCAGCACCCATTCTATCCAGCGACAGCAAACCTCCACTTATG ATGGCCGCAGGAATCTGTTCGCCGTCCATGGTGACCCCCAGTAGGTCCTTCCAGTCGTTCACACGCTCCCAGGACCCGTCGCCGTACTTTGCAGCCTGCGCGAAGTCCGTTTGCAGCCCCTCGCCGCCCACAAACCGCGTCAGCTCGGACTCCTATCACTCGACAGGCAACTCGAGCCCCTGCTCAAGCCCCAACTCATCGTCCCCGGGCTCCAACACGTCGGCCGCGAATTTAACGACGATCTCGAACCAGTCCCACTACCAGAGACCGAGCACCCTCCACGGTTTGAAGCACAAGCTGCACACGGCGGCGAAGAACATTCATTCCCCTAATCGCAGAAAATCCGTGGGCCACATACCGTTGTCCCCGTTGGCTAGAACCCCTAGTCCGTCGCCGCTACCTGCTAGCCCCACGAGGAGCCCAAGTCCGCTGGCGTTTCCGACGGGACACCAGCCTGGCAGTTCTAACACCACTCAGTCTTACAGTCCAG GTGTTTGCCTATCAACGCCCAATAACCAGAAGAAGAGCTACGGGCGGCCAAAGTCAGCCGAGCCTGGCTCTCCGCTTCTGAGGAGAGCGCTCAGCCCGGACAGACTCCATCCACGCTCAGCGGAGAACAAGACGTCCATATCGCCCTTAGCTAACACCGTAGTGAAAGTGACACCCCGCGTAACCATAGCGCAGTCGTCTCACTCCATTTCTTCCGATGACAGCGGCGACAGCTTCAAGGAGATCGACGCTAAAGGCGAGAAGAAAGTGACGGGCGAACAGAAGACCGATTACTCGAAGATCACCCACGGGATATCGATCAACTTAGGGGCCGTCGGCATGTCTAATTCGTGCGGCGGCACGCAGCTGCCGAGAATAGCGGAGGAGAAGGATTCACCGACCGGTTCCAAGGCGGATGATTACTCGGCGAAGGAAGCTCCGCCTGTGGACATCAACGATAAGGGTAATCCATTTGCCAGCAAGTCTGTGGAGCCTGAGAGAACCAGCGAATGTGGCAATCGTCGTGGCCACGAGTCGAAGTTGGAAGGGCAGAACTCGTGTACGAAGATCTGTATGGAACCGTCTGGTAATAAAGTCGAAGAGAACGCTCGGTCGGATAGCTCCTCTAATATACAAGCACGTAGTTTGCAAGTCGCGCTGCACAAACTATCTCAGAGCAATGAGAAGGGCTCGCTAGCTTTGCTTCAAAAAACATCGTCGTTGGGTGGTGAAAAAGGCGCTCAGGCTTCTGCTCAGAAGCCGCCATCGCAGAGTGTCGAGAAGGTTTTGCAATCCGCGGCTCAGAAGCCGCCATCGCAGAGCAGTGAAAAAGTCTGGCAATCCTCGGCTCAGAAGCCTCCATCGCAGAGCAGCGAAAAGGTCCCGCAACCCTCAGCTCAGAAGTCCCCATCGCAGAGCGAGAGAACGCTGCAGTCCACATCGCTGAAGTCTTCTCAGGCCAGCGAGAAGAGTCTGCAGACCGCGCAGAAACAGCTTCAGGGCGTCGAGAAGGGATCCCTGTTTCATAAATCGAGCGAGCAAAAGGCAGCCGGTAAGAGTTCCGAGGCTAACGCAGAGGGTAGGAAGATACTGAAGAAATACAAAGTGGACAGCGCCGAGGGTGTAGGCAACTTGGGCATGTTCGAAGCCAGTGGGTCAGGGAAGGATAAGAAAAACAATTGA
- the Dop gene encoding microtubule-associated serine/threonine (MAST) protein kinase dop isoform X4 yields MDQNRNRPSRPRLRSHGNSARVLVFDYAESEESAYGAEADAQKRTVPPEVESKEAPARPVSGELSNLVRMRNSAIGKSAPSLSVHVRDFNIPRRAAKTAHRKSFIATTSPTLPRCHSPLSAFVPIVGSPLESPRMSSSPHFAFAPIKRIGGATGTGDGRRWSVASLPSSGYGTTPGSSNVSSQCSSQERLHQLPNVPTKDELRMLSCHFSKPGTPCSSHPGFPGSSISSIPGSVSLSLEEEGRRSPLHRPRSRSLSSPSRSPVLDSEIVMMNTLYKERFPKATQQMEERLTNFINENRELDEYEVMANMTQDSLPILRFVHHQVFEMARDCLQKSQEKLITTRYFYEMSENLEHLLMETKEKSLEAATRLTGLIKKLLLVISRPARLLECLEFDPEEFYHLLEQAEGQAKINGGIKTDIPRYIINKLSLNRDPISELQEDLNKLEDSASSSDSNLQITSSPNKDEEKAQRVPCEGDYEVLKLISNGAYGAVYLVKEKTSRHRFAMKKINKNNLMLRNQVEQVFAERDIMSFTDNPFVVSMYCSFETKKHLCLVMEYVEGGDCANLLKNIGPLPPDMARFYFAETVLAVEYLHSYGIVHRDLKPDNLLITALGHIKLTDFGLSKMGLMSLATNLYEGYIDRDTRQFSDKQVFGTPEYIAPEVILRQGYGKPVDWWSMGIILYEFLIGCVPFFGETPEELFAHTVNDDIEWPDEDEWPVQPEARDIITALLQQSPRDRLGTGGSHEVKEHPYFYGVNWNTLLRQKAEFVPQLINDEDTSYFDTRMNRYNHDIGDDTDDTDDSPLFGSFSSYSPLSRKISQTRPPQINPEPESDSSKKQLFRNELERTVAQLSLGSVNLITPLSKLAESTPLEKSRPPSSIRSSSSSIETPPKANKSGASFTSPATVTSGESQLTVIKNAQVEGTSISLSTPDSSQTESEDISPQIQRKRHVHSRDKLPRFSISVDDEHMLDLVAANRDAAEDSKHNSSTDSFDSFNALPILPSAKQKPRSVIKSASTSGLSLVIPTSDFSYDASFNAQQIESPGGSSTASSRDTSPCRELSPLVTSLKPPIIIRRGPCGFGFTVHTIRVYYGDSDFYTMHHLVMAVDQSSPAFEAGLRPGDLITHINGEPVQGLYHIQVLQLMLSGGDHVTLRSTPLENTSIKTGGRKRDLAQSKMARRTLHKQRKQRRDHSDKKRKTSLFKRISSKRASVEMQQMAAGICSPSMVTPSRSFQSFTRSQDPSPYFAACAKSVCSPSPPTNRVSSDSYHSTGNSSPCSSPNSSSPGSNTSAANLTTISNQSHYQRPSTLHGLKHKLHTAAKNIHSPNRRKSVGHIPLSPLARTPSPSPLPASPTRSPSPLAFPTGHQPGSSNTTQSYSPGVCLSTPNNQKKSYGRPKSAEPGSPLLRRALSPDRLHPRSAENKTSISPLANTVVKVTPRVTIAQSSHSISSDDSGDSFKEIDAKGEKKVTGEQKTDYSKITHGISINLGAVGMSNSCGGTQLPRIAEEKDSPTGSKADDYSAKEAPPVDINDKGNPFASKSVEPERTSECGNRRGHESKLEGQNSCTKICMEPSGNKVEENARSDSSSNIQARSLQVALHKLSQSNEKGSLALLQKTSSLGGEKGAQASAQKPPSQSVEKVLQSAAQKPPSQSSEKVWQSSAQKPPSQSSEKVPQPSAQKSPSQSERTLQSTSLKSSQASEKSLQTAQKQLQGVEKGSLFHKSSEQKAAGKSSEANAEGRKILKKYKVDSAEGVGNLGMFEASGSGKDKKNN; encoded by the exons ATGGATCAGAACAGGAACAGGCCAAGTAGGCCGCGTCTTCGTTCGCACGGCAATTCCGCCAGGGTCCTTGTTTTCGACTATGCCGAAAGCGAAGAGTCCGCTTACGGCGCTGAGGCAGACGCGCAGAAGCGGACAGTGCCACCCGAAGTTGAAAGCAAGGAGGCTCCCGCTCGACCTG TAAGCGGCGAGCTGTCGAATCTGGTTCGAATGAGGAACTCTGCGATTGGGAAGTCTGCGCCTTCTTTGTCTGTTCACGTG CGTGATTTTAACATTCCTCGACGTGCTGCCAAAACAGCGCATCGTAAATCTTTTATAGCGACCACGTCTCCTACCTTACCGCGATGCCATTCACCGTTATCAG CATTCGTCCCGATTGTAGGCAGTCCCCTAGAGAGCCCTAGGATGTCATCCAGTCCACATTTTGCTTTTGCTCCGATTAAAAG GATCGGCGGTGCCACGGGAACTGGAGACGGCAGACGATGGTCGGTCGCCAGCTTGCCGTCCAGTGGGTATGGAACCACACCTGGCTCCAGTAACGTCTCG TCACAGTGCTCGAGCCAAGAACGTTTGCATCAACTTCCGAATGTCCCGACCAAGGACGAGCTGCGTATGCTTTCTTGCCATTTCTCCAAGCCTGGCACGCCGTGCTCCTCGCACCCTGGCTTCCCGGGCTCCAGCATCTCCAGCATCCCCGGCAGCGTGTCGCTCAGCCTCGAGGAGGAAGGTCGTAGGTCCCCGTTACATAGACCACGCTCCCGAAGTTTGAG TAGTCCTAGCCGGTCTCCTGTATTGGACAGTGAAATTGTTATGATGAATACCCTTTATAAAGAACGATTTCCAAAG GCAACGCAGCAGATGGAAGAGCGGCTGACTAACTTTATCAACGAGAACAGGGAGCTGGACGAGTACGAGGTGATGGCGAATATGACGCAGGACTCCTTGCCCATTCTGCGGTTCGTGCATCATCAAGTGTTCGAGATGGCGAGGGACTGCCTGCAGAAGTCTCAGGAGAAACTCATCACGACTAGATACTTTTACGAGATGAGCGAGAATCTGGAGCATCTGTTGATGGAG ACCAAGGAGAAGTCGCTTGAAGCAGCAACGAGACTAACAGGACTAATCAAGAAGCTACTGTTGGTGATATCGCGTCCAGCTCGTTTATTAGAGTGTCTAGAATTCGATCCAGAAGAGTTCTATCATCTGCTCGAGCAGGCTGAGGGTCAGGCGAAGATTAACGGAGGGATAAAGACAGATATACCGCGGTATATTATTAACAAGCTTTCTCTCAACAGAGATCCAATCTCGG AGCTCCAAGAAGATTTAAATAAACTGGAGGACTCGGCCAGTTCGAGCGACAGCAACTTGCAGATCACTTCAAGCCCGAATAAGGACGAGGAGAAGGCCCAGCGCGTGCCCTGCGAGGGCGATTACGAGGTGTTGAAGCTGATCAGCAACGGCGCCTATGGCGCGGTGTATCTGGTCAAAGAGAAGACCAGCAGGCACAGATTTGCCATGAAGAAGATCAACAAGAACAACTTAATGCTGCGCAATCAAGTAGAGCAGGTGTTCGCCGAGAGGGACATAATGAGCTTCACGGACAATCCATTCGTAGTTTCCATGTATTGCAGCTTCGAGACGAAA AAACACTTGTGCTTGGTGATGGAGTACGTGGAGGGCGGCGACTGtgcaaatttgttaaaaaacatCGGCCCACTGCCACCGGATATGGCGAGGTTCTATTTCGCGGAAACTGTTCTAGCTGTTGAATACTTGCACAGCTACGGGATCGTACATCGAGACTTGAAGCCTGACAATCTACTCATCACTGCTCTAGGTCACATTAAACTGACGGACTTCGGTCTGAGCAAGATGGGCCTGATGTCGTTGGCGACGAACCTTTACGAGGGCTACATAGACAGGGACACGAGACAGTTCTCGGACAAGCAGGTGTTCGGCACACCGGAATATATCGCCCCCGAGGTGATACTGCGCCAGGGATACGGCAAACCTGTCGATTGGTGGTCCATGGGCATTATACTGTACGAGTTTCTAATCGGCTGCGTGCCGTTCTTCGGCGAGACGCCGGAGGAGTTATTCGCTCACACGGTGAACGACGACATCGAGTGGCCCGACGAAGATGAGTGGCCCGTCCAACCGGAAGCCAGGGACATCATAACGGCGCTGTTGCAACAGAGCCCTAGGGATCGATTGGGAACGGGCGGCTCGCACGAGGTGAAGGAGCACCCGTATTTCTACGGGGTAAACTGGAACACTTTGCTGAGGCAGAAGGCCGAGTTCGTGCCGCAGTTGATCAATGACGAGGACACGAGTTACTTTGACACTCGTATGAATAGATACAATCACGACATAGGCGACGACACGGATGACACCGACGATTCCCCTCTGTTCGGATCGTTCTCGTCGTACTCCCCTCTGTCGAGGAAGATTTCGCAGACCCGTCCGCCGCAGATAAACCCTGAGCCTGAGTCGGACAGCTCCAAGAAACAGTTGTTCCGTAACGAGCTTGAGCGCACAGTCGCGCAATTGTCCCTCGGGTCCGTGAATCTGATCACGCCTCTGTCTAAGCTGGCAGAATCGACTCCCTTGGAGAAAAGTCGACCTCCATCGTCCATTAGAAGCAGCAGCTCCTCTATAGAGACACCGCCCAAGGCGAACAAGTCAGGCGCGTCGTTCACCAGCCCAGCCACGGTCACCAGCGGTGAGTCACAGTTGACGGTGATCAAGAATGCTCAGGTGGAGGGGACGTCGATCAGCTTGAGCACCCCTGACTCGTCGCAGACAGAGTCCGAGGATATCAGTCCGCAGATCCAGAGAAAGAGGCACGTCCACTCACGCGACAAGCTGCCCAGGTTCAGTATATCCGTTGATGATGAACACAT GTTGGACCTGGTCGCTGCGAACAGAGACGCAGCCGAGGATAGCAAGCACAACTCTAGCACCGATTCCTTCGACTCGTTCAATGCGTTGCCGATTCTGCCGTCGGCGAAACAGAAGCCGCGGTCTGTGATCAAGTCCGCGTCTACTAGTGGGTTGTCCTTGGTGATACCGACAAGTGATTTCTCCT ACGACGCGTCCTTCAACGCTCAGCAAATCGAGTCCCCCGGAGGATCGTCCACCGCTTCCTCGAGAGACACGTCCCCTTGTCGCGAATTGAGTCCCCTCGTGACTAGCTTGAAACCACCCATCATCATTCGACGGGGGCCGTGCGGATTTGGCTTCACTGTGCACACTATTAGAGTCTACTACGGGGACAGTGATTTTTATACTATGCATCATCTGGTCATG GCTGTTGACCAGTCCAGTCCAGCGTTCGAGGCTGGCTTAAGACCAGGCGATCTCATCACGCATATAAACGGCGAGCCAGTGCAGGGTCTGTATCATATCCAAGTTCTTCAGTTGATGCTGAGCGGCGGCGATCACGTGACTCTGCGAAGCACACCTTTGGAGAACACCAGCATTAAGACCGGCGGACGGAAGAGAGATCTGGCTCAGAGCAAGATGGCCCGCAGGACTCTGCACAAGCAGCGAAAGCAGAGGCGTGATCATTCCGATAAGAAACGAAAAACGTCCCTTTTTAAGCGAATCAGCTCGAAACGAGCTAGCGTAGAGATGCAACAG ATGGCCGCAGGAATCTGTTCGCCGTCCATGGTGACCCCCAGTAGGTCCTTCCAGTCGTTCACACGCTCCCAGGACCCGTCGCCGTACTTTGCAGCCTGCGCGAAGTCCGTTTGCAGCCCCTCGCCGCCCACAAACCGCGTCAGCTCGGACTCCTATCACTCGACAGGCAACTCGAGCCCCTGCTCAAGCCCCAACTCATCGTCCCCGGGCTCCAACACGTCGGCCGCGAATTTAACGACGATCTCGAACCAGTCCCACTACCAGAGACCGAGCACCCTCCACGGTTTGAAGCACAAGCTGCACACGGCGGCGAAGAACATTCATTCCCCTAATCGCAGAAAATCCGTGGGCCACATACCGTTGTCCCCGTTGGCTAGAACCCCTAGTCCGTCGCCGCTACCTGCTAGCCCCACGAGGAGCCCAAGTCCGCTGGCGTTTCCGACGGGACACCAGCCTGGCAGTTCTAACACCACTCAGTCTTACAGTCCAG GTGTTTGCCTATCAACGCCCAATAACCAGAAGAAGAGCTACGGGCGGCCAAAGTCAGCCGAGCCTGGCTCTCCGCTTCTGAGGAGAGCGCTCAGCCCGGACAGACTCCATCCACGCTCAGCGGAGAACAAGACGTCCATATCGCCCTTAGCTAACACCGTAGTGAAAGTGACACCCCGCGTAACCATAGCGCAGTCGTCTCACTCCATTTCTTCCGATGACAGCGGCGACAGCTTCAAGGAGATCGACGCTAAAGGCGAGAAGAAAGTGACGGGCGAACAGAAGACCGATTACTCGAAGATCACCCACGGGATATCGATCAACTTAGGGGCCGTCGGCATGTCTAATTCGTGCGGCGGCACGCAGCTGCCGAGAATAGCGGAGGAGAAGGATTCACCGACCGGTTCCAAGGCGGATGATTACTCGGCGAAGGAAGCTCCGCCTGTGGACATCAACGATAAGGGTAATCCATTTGCCAGCAAGTCTGTGGAGCCTGAGAGAACCAGCGAATGTGGCAATCGTCGTGGCCACGAGTCGAAGTTGGAAGGGCAGAACTCGTGTACGAAGATCTGTATGGAACCGTCTGGTAATAAAGTCGAAGAGAACGCTCGGTCGGATAGCTCCTCTAATATACAAGCACGTAGTTTGCAAGTCGCGCTGCACAAACTATCTCAGAGCAATGAGAAGGGCTCGCTAGCTTTGCTTCAAAAAACATCGTCGTTGGGTGGTGAAAAAGGCGCTCAGGCTTCTGCTCAGAAGCCGCCATCGCAGAGTGTCGAGAAGGTTTTGCAATCCGCGGCTCAGAAGCCGCCATCGCAGAGCAGTGAAAAAGTCTGGCAATCCTCGGCTCAGAAGCCTCCATCGCAGAGCAGCGAAAAGGTCCCGCAACCCTCAGCTCAGAAGTCCCCATCGCAGAGCGAGAGAACGCTGCAGTCCACATCGCTGAAGTCTTCTCAGGCCAGCGAGAAGAGTCTGCAGACCGCGCAGAAACAGCTTCAGGGCGTCGAGAAGGGATCCCTGTTTCATAAATCGAGCGAGCAAAAGGCAGCCGGTAAGAGTTCCGAGGCTAACGCAGAGGGTAGGAAGATACTGAAGAAATACAAAGTGGACAGCGCCGAGGGTGTAGGCAACTTGGGCATGTTCGAAGCCAGTGGGTCAGGGAAGGATAAGAAAAACAATTGA